TGCCCACGTCAACAGTGCTCACGCTTCATTGCGATGAGCGGTGAGTGTTGTTATCACCCCCTGTATCGCGGCAGGCCCGACGTTACGGAACCGACCTGCCTTCTGTTATGTGCCTTCCATCATAATGCATGGTCGTGACGTATTTCACGTTACTGGGGTGTGCCTGTCGCACTGACCCGACACAGAGTGACGACCGCCTGAACCGGCGGCCCCAGCACTTGCGCCATTTCACGCACCGTCGCCCCCGTCGTCATCACATCATCGACGAGGATGACGTTCACTTTGGGCACAATATCGACACGCCGAATCATCGACCCGCTGCGTCCTGCGGCGCGAGCAGCCCCGCTTTTCCCAGACTGGCTGCTGCTTCCCACACGCAAGCGCACTGCATCGATGACGCGTACACGCATCCGCGAGCGCCCACCATCAGCATCAACGCGCGCATGCGACAGACCCACCGCTACTCCGTGCGCCACATCGAGCGCCACGAGTTGTCCGCGAAAACGCCTGGCAAAGCGTGACGGAGCCGGCACGACCCATATTTCATCCGCATCAAGTGTTCGCCACGCCGCCTCGCGCGCCACATGTTCCCCCAGCGTGATCCCACAGCGCCACAGAAATTCACTCAGATCTACGCGTGGACGATGCTTGGCAGCCAGAACGATCGAACGCAGCGCTCCCGCATATTCACCCAGTGCCCACGCCATGATCATCTGCTGTTCGTTCACCTCAACCGCCTGCCAGGTGCCCGGATCATTCGTGGCAATGGCACGGCAACGCTTGCACAGAATCGCATCCCACTTACCGCACCCCACGCATTGCACGGGCAAGATCAGGTCAGACAGCGCATGGGACCCCCTCGTCAATGTGCGATGCAGAAGGTGAGTTGCGTCGGCGTATTCCACCCCTCCAGCAGACCTCATTAGGTGCCTCGTGTCGACTCACACGGGCCGTTCTGTGGATAACCCGTCTCAGCCCGGATAGGAAATCTCGCGAACGGGGGCGCCCACGGCCTGCCACACCGACCCTGAACGCGAATACAGGTTCCCTTCTCGGGTGCGGATGTAGATGTTCGAGGGTGTCGCCCCTCCACTGATCATCTCGACCTCACCAGGCACAGGCATGGTGGAGCCGAATCCACCCAGGGGCTCGATGCGGATCTGAGGTGAAGAATCCGAGGCGGACTCGTCGAACACGAGCGTCACGGTGCCAGCCCACGACACGTCATTGACCGTGGCAGACGTGGCGCTGACCTGGATGGGCGTGCCCACGCTGGTCGGCACTCCCTGAGGGTCACGCACGATCGGCGCGACCCAGACCGAACGGGTCGTACCGACCCCGCGTATCAGAGCCAGGCGCGCACCGTCAGGTGAGACCTCCACCGATTGAATAGTGTGGGAGTGGTCAAATGGTGAGGGGAGCTCAATGTAGGTGCCGCCCAGCCCCATGATGTAAATGGGAGAACCGGGCGTGGTTGACGACGTTGTCCACGCCATGTCGAAGCGGTCAACTGAGGGCCATGAGGGCGAGGCGACCGGATGCGCGACCTGCCCGCCATCACCGTCAGCAATATAGACAGTGTCCTGCCCCACCCACGCCATCGCAGCATCAGAGGTGGGTCCAATTGCCGGCTTGGACGCGTCTGGCCCAATTTGCTCCGGGGTAAGAAGCAGGCGCGTGGAATTGCCAGATACGCTGACAAAACCTGTATCTGAAATCCCCACCGCACTGTCCATGCGGTAGTCGGGACCCAGCGGCACTGCCAGGTCCTCGATCGTCGCACCCTCAGACACAATGCGCACCGAGGTGACGGACGTGGATTGCGTTAACGTGGTGTAGATCTGCCAGTACAGTTCCGTCGGGTCCTGTACCGGCGCGACCTGCCCGTTAAGTGCCACGCTGGCCACCTGGTTGTCAACGCTGATTCCTCCAGCGCCCAGGGCTACGCCTTCTGGAATCGCCGAGGTGACGGCCGGCGCGATCGACTGGGACGGTCCCGC
The sequence above is a segment of the Schaalia radingae genome. Coding sequences within it:
- a CDS encoding ComF family protein, whose amino-acid sequence is MRSAGGVEYADATHLLHRTLTRGSHALSDLILPVQCVGCGKWDAILCKRCRAIATNDPGTWQAVEVNEQQMIMAWALGEYAGALRSIVLAAKHRPRVDLSEFLWRCGITLGEHVAREAAWRTLDADEIWVVPAPSRFARRFRGQLVALDVAHGVAVGLSHARVDADGGRSRMRVRVIDAVRLRVGSSSQSGKSGAARAAGRSGSMIRRVDIVPKVNVILVDDVMTTGATVREMAQVLGPPVQAVVTLCRVSATGTPQ
- a CDS encoding LpqB family beta-propeller domain-containing protein, coding for MRLNRIARACAMRHRSAGSHVSQSPVLMRALACATGIAMALSAAACSVLPTASSPHPFDVPTPSAEPVEVTAGGPAQGSTPDMLVSDFLLACAAGTTDDFAAARLYLTEKAAQTWQPTTMIQVYATASTPSTQSQEGMGDVTTDVTAPAVATIDANGVLTPSESGSQIARSFHLVQVDGQWRIDSLDDGVMVSEASLTASHQLVSLYFPSNDGGALVPDPRWYPIRRLATHLMEGLLAGPSQSIAPAVTSAIPEGVALGAGGISVDNQVASVALNGQVAPVQDPTELYWQIYTTLTQSTSVTSVRIVSEGATIEDLAVPLGPDYRMDSAVGISDTGFVSVSGNSTRLLLTPEQIGPDASKPAIGPTSDAAMAWVGQDTVYIADGDGGQVAHPVASPSWPSVDRFDMAWTTSSTTPGSPIYIMGLGGTYIELPSPFDHSHTIQSVEVSPDGARLALIRGVGTTRSVWVAPIVRDPQGVPTSVGTPIQVSATSATVNDVSWAGTVTLVFDESASDSSPQIRIEPLGGFGSTMPVPGEVEMISGGATPSNIYIRTREGNLYSRSGSVWQAVGAPVREISYPG